DNA sequence from the Tissierella sp. MB52-C2 genome:
GTACTATAAATATTTGATTTTTAGCTAGATTTAAGAGATCTATATCTAATATTTTTGCAGATTTATTATAATCACTTTCAGAAATAATACCTGTACCTAAATAAATAGTATCCTTTAACGTAAGAACATCAAATTTTGAATTTATATATTCATCTTTTTTAGACAATATATTTTTCAATGTTTCTAGTTTTTCTTCTGGATTTACTGTATTTTCATCAACAATGTATATATAATTAAATGGATAGCTTTCTAATGTCTTAGCCTCTACATCTTTTCTCATTCCATATAAAAGTGTAGTTGTAGAAAAAGCTGATATCAGCAAAATAGTCAGCATAAATATCATATTTATATTAGTTCTAAATTTTGATTTAAACTCGGATATTAGAAGCATATTGATTTTCTTATAATAATGTCTACTTTTAATAAATAATCCTAGAGCTAATTTAGTAATCAATATAATTGAAAAATATAGACTCATTAATCCCAATAAAAAGACTCCAAATATTCCTATGATATTACTTAATGCTAATTCCATTTTTCCTAGAAGAATTAGAGTTATTAGAATAGAAATAGATATAATTCCTAAAGATATAAAAAGTGGCGATAATCTTACATCTTTTTCATCCTTTTTATGAGACTTTAGTAAATTTAAGGTTTTCTCTTTTCTTATAAATCTAGGTGATATAGTAGATACTAAGGCAAATAATCCGAAAAACATAACGGATGTTAATATCATGGCTTTTATGGGAAAATACATATTGAAACCCTCTATTCCTAAAGCATAACTAGAAACCATAAGGGCAAGGGGACTAAGAGCTACTCCTAAAATAATTGCCACTATAATTGCAGCAATACCAATTATCATGTTTTCTATAAATATCATTCTGTTGATATGTTTTTTACTTGCACCATTTAATATAAAAATCCCCAATGTCCTTTCCCTATTTTTTAAAAAAGCGCCTATAGAATAAGATATAAAGAAAAAAGAAAATAGATAGATCAATATATTCCCAGCTGCCATAGACAGAGATAGAGACGACCCATGAGCAATTACACTTAAATCTGGATGAAACATAGAAACTGAAAATAAGAAAAATAGTAAAACTGAAAATATGCTACTTAAAAAATATGCTAAATAAGTCCATTTGTCTCTCCATACATTATTAAAAGCTAACTTTCTAAATGTCATCTCTATTCCCTCCTAGGAAACTTAACATATCTATTATTTTCTTATAAAAAATTGATTTATTATCTCCTTTATAAATTTCATTATATAAGTTTCCATCTTTTATAAAGATAACTCTATCACAAAAACTTGCTATATAAGGATCATGGGTGACCATTAAAATAGATGTATTTAATTCTGAATTGATAGTAGTAAATATATTCATTACATCTTTTGCAGCTTTAGTATCTAAGTTACCAGTTGGCTCATCTGCCAATAATATAGATGGATTATGGATAATTGCCCTTGCTATGGAAACTCTCTGTGCTTGACCTCCTGAGATTTCAAAAACTCTTTTATCTAATATGGTTTCAATTTCTAGAAATTTAATAGTCTTATCTAATCTCTCTTCCATAACCTTCAAATTTATATTATCTAATACTAATGGCAGAATTATATTTTCTTTTACTGTTAAAGTATTCACTAAATTAAAATCTTGAAAAACAAAACCTAGCTCTTCTCTACGAAATTTAGCTAACTCTTCTTCTTTTAATTTATGTGGGTTTTTATCATTTATTAAGACTTCGCCACTTGAAGGTTCATCAATAGTTGAAATGCAGTTTAATAAAGTAGTTTTTCCACTTCCAGAAGGTCCCATAACCCCTACAAACTCTCCTTCTTTTAAATTAAAGGTAATATTTTCTAATGCTGTATAATTAATCTTTCCCAAGTAAATCTTCGATAGCTCTTTTACTTCTAATATATTCATATATATTTCCTCCTCTTTTTTCCTCTAGATTAATTATAGTTTACGTTATAAAATCTTGCTATTTAGATAGATTACAACTTCATTACATATTTGTAATAAAACAAAAAACCATGAATAGTTCATGATTTTTAAAAATATATGCTAAATGTAGTTTTTCCATTTGGAATAGATTTTACCATAATATTATGAGATAAGAGGTCTAGTGTTTTCTTTACTATATAAAGTCCCACACCACTAGATTCTCCATATATTCTTCCATTGTCTCCAGTATAAAAAATATCAAATATCCTATCTTTATCACTAGGAGTTATTCCAATTCCTTCATTTGTTATATTTAATACAGTATCCTCAGTTTTATTTTCTACCCTAAAGTCTAATTTACTGTTTTTCTTACCATACTTTATTCCATTAGTTACTATCTGATAGATAACATTTTTGATTTGCTTTCTATCTGTGAAAATAAATATACTTTCATCCATATTTATAGAAGGATAAATAGAATTTAATATAAAGAAATCTCTTAATTCATTAATAATCTCTACGATTAAAACTCTTAGATTTATTTTTTCAATTTGTATATCCTTTGCAATATCACTTAATCTTAAAAAGCTTAAAGTCTGTGATAAATAATAATCTAAGCTATTTACTTGAGTTAACAACTTTTTGAAATCTCCATTTTCTCTATTGTTTTGAGAAATCATACTTATTACTGATAGAGGTGTTTTCATCTGATGGATGTTCTGATCTATGAATATCTTATATTCCTTCTGAATATTTTCTAATTCCCGTATCTTGTTATTAAACAGTTTAAAGCATTCTCTTTGATTTCTAGAAAACTCCTCTTCTAAAACTGACCTAGGATTGTCCAATAAAATATCTTCAAGTTCTTTGGGCTCACTTGATAAGATGTTATAAATTCTATAATTATTAAGATATCTAATAATAAGAAATATAAGTAACTGAAAGAAGCCTAAAAATATAAAGTACTTAAAATTATTTTCAATTCCTCCTAGACTTTCAATTATAAATCCTAAGCCTATAAATACAAATATAAACAAGATTATGAAAGAAATATGATGTTTTATAAATAACTTCATTTATTCTACCTCCACAAGTCTATATCCTACCCCTCTTACAGATTCAATTAAAAATTCCAAATCTACCTCTGCTAATCTTTTTCTAATTCTTGTTATATTCACATTTAAAGTGTTTTCTTCTACAAATATTTCATCATCCCATAAAGTCCTTAGTAAATCTTCTCTAGAAATTACCCTAGGATAGTTTTCTATAAATAAAGATAATAATTCTACTTCCTTTTTAGTCAACCTTACTTCCCTATCTCTATTTCTTAATAGAAAGGATTCACAGTATAGAGTTAAATCCTTTAGTTTTAGTATTCTTTCTTTATTTAAATTGCTGTAACTTCCATAGGCTCTTCTAATATTTGCATTTATCTTTGCAATGACTATATCTAATGAAAAAGGTTTGACAATATAATCATCAGCACCATTATCCATGGCATATATTTGCTCTAAATCACCTGCTCGAGCAGATATAAATATTATAGGTAGATTGGATACATTTCTAATTTCTCTACACCAGAAAAAGCCATCATATACAGGTAAATTCACATCTAAAAGGATCAAATCAGGTTTATATCTATTAAACTCATCTATTATATTTTTGAATTCCTTTACTATAAAAACCTCGTAGTTATATTTTTCAATATAGGATTTTAAATTTTCAGCTATAGAAATATCGTCTTCTATAATCATAATCTTATACATAATCTTCCTCCGTATTTATAATAATCTCCATAGAAAAACTATAACCTATATAGCCTCAACATACCACTCTAAAATTCAACATATTTTATTTTATATCAAATTGTTTTTTATAGCATACTATTGTATATTTCCTCAAATAGACTTTTTTCTTATTATTATCTTTCACCAATTTAATAAAATTTATCATATATAAAGATGCCACAACATTTTTATATTAATAAATAAAGCACTTATTTATTAATATGGTTTTCTAAATGATAGACAATACATCAGCCCTTTACAAACTTCTCTATAGTTTATATCTAGCATTTCCTTTGGGATTAATTCTATAGGTGCAGATATATCATATTCTTCATCATAATACTTTTTAGTTATTGGAGTCTTTTTGTAAGTTCCATTGACTAGCTTTTCAGTTTCATCTACTATTACAATCTTAGTTCCACTTTTAGCTATCCTTATCATTTCATTAATTGCCTTATCTTTATGGTTAAAGTAATTTATTCCTCCAACATGATATACAACGTCAAAACTGCCATCTTTAAAAGGTAAACTTTCTGCTGCTCCCTGGAAAAGTTGTGCATTTATGTTCCATTTATTCAAATGTTTCTTAGCTTGCTTTAACATTCCCAATGAAATATCAAGACCATATAGATCTATATTCTTAGGTAGAAATGGAAAATTATCAGCTGTTCCAACTGAAATTTCTATAACTTTATCCTTATCTTTTATTTCAAGTTCAGATAAAAATTCTTTTCTATAATTTTCTTCACTTCCAAACTTAAAAATAAAGTAAAGTTTATTGGCAAAATTATAAAATGGTGCAATCTTATTATAAAATTCAAGGTATTTTTTATTATTTCCTGTGATTTCATCATCTTCCATAAACCTTACAATATTTTTTTCAATCCCATAGGTATTTCTATTATAGGTGTTTACAATACAATTATCCTTTGTTGTAAGATCTTCAAATGTATAGGGGTCCCTTAGTATCTTTATTGTATCAATATCCATTTTGATCTCCTTCCTCTAGAGTTTTGTATTATTCTAATTTACCAATATGTCTTTAATATAATTAAACTGCTCATCTATTAGCTCATCTGTAATGTTCATTACTTCCGATGAAACTCTTATTCCTTCAAGTAACAAAATAATATTTTTTGCCGCAATCTCTTTGTTTACGGAGTTAAATTCTCCTCTGTCCATGCCATATTGAATTAACTCAGATAATATTTTTACTGCTGAATCAAATTGTTCCTTTAAAATATTTTCTTCAATATTACCAATGTTTAGAAAGAAGAATTCATAGATAGCAACTGCCAAATTTTGATCTTTATTTAGTAATTCCTCTTTCTGTTCTTGTAAAAAATCTTCAAGTATTTCTACTCCTGAAATTCCATTCTTCATTCCATCTAAAAATCCAAATCCTACTCCCTCTTGATCTATACGCAATACTTCTAGAAATATTTCATGTGTGCTCTTATAATACATGTAAAGACCTCCACGGCTGATTTCACAGGCTTCTACAATATCTGTCATAGTAACTTTTTTGTATCCCTTTTCTATAAATATCTTTCTTGATTTTTCCAATATAAGTCTTTTTTTAAGTTCTGATTTAGTAAGCATAATAAGCCTCCAATTAAAAATGATATTATTATGATTTAATTATATGACACTAATGTCATATTGTCAATTATTTATATAATTCTTTATCTTATTTTAAATCCAACAAATCAAAAATTTGCAAAATATTAACTAATAATGCGACTTTTTTTCTATATAAAAGAGAGACTCTAGGACTTAAAGTTTCCCTTGTCCATTTGGGTCTCTCTTCATTATTTTCAACAAAAGCCGAAGCGTACTCAGTACCTTTTCTTTCTTAAGCTTACTCCAATTTTTCTATTTTCTATTATCTAGGATTTCTTTTTTCTCCCAAGTGTTCATATCAATAGTGTTTCCTTAGAATCAACTGCTCTATCTTCCATAGTTTTAACATTAACAGGTCTTAATTCTAATTTGTGTACCCCTGTATAAATCCCAAAATCATAGATTTCATCAGAACCTTGGACATAGTATATAATATCTTTTCTTTTCCCAAGAATATTAGCTACACCCTTTTTATCAACTAAAATTCTTGTTTTCCCTGTTTTAGTATTTCTTTCCTTTATCCTTAAATAGTTTATATTGTAGTCTGCTGTTACGTAATATATGTAATCGGCCTCTATTATCATTTGTGGTACAGAGTTATCAATTCCATATTCTGCTGTAATTCCTTCCTCATAGGATTTTATCTCTGGATTCATATTAATCTTATCTTTATTATATTTATAGTATTCTCTCTCGGATACTATCTCATATCTAAGTCCCTTTTCTTTTAAAGAATAAGAGTTAAGAAGATCTTTTTCAGCTAATTTTTCTGCTAAAATAATATTTTCTTCTCCTCCGGGAACTAGTAAAAAAGCATTATATATTAAATAAAGAGCATCCTTAATTTAAAATTCCTTTAACTCTTTTAAATTTTCGGCCTCTTCAAAATCTAAAAGATAGATATCTTGGGCTAAAGTATATATATCTTTACCATTTGTATCATTCCCTCTTTTTTGAGTATTCTACTGTAATTAATCTCTCTAACCCTTCACGATAATTTAAAAATCTTATAACCTATCATATATATTTTCAATGTCTATTCTAGATTCTTTCAATACTTTCTCTGTATTTTTTATATCAACTAACTCATATTTAAGAACTTCTATTTGTGCAAATCTAGGTAAATGTTTATAAAATTTAGAATGACTTTCAAAGTTAGAAGATATTAGTGCCTTCTCAATTATTTCTTCTATTTTATCTGTATCTATTTTATATCTATTGAAAATATCTAAAATATGTTTTTCAGTAATATCTTTTTCTACTTCTCTAACCTTAAGTTTGTCATAAGAAACACTAAATTCAAGCTCAAGTTCATATTGAAATATTAATCCAAGGGTAAAATTCACCTTTTGTCCTGCGTAAGTATATATATCAAATCCATCTTTTATTACATCAATGAGAACTTCATCTAAATCTAAAGAAAATGCAGAATGCTCTAATCGTATACTCTTTAATACAGACTTAGATTTCATATCAATGTATGGATAGTCACTGTTACTATTAAGTACTTTTAGCATTTGCTTGGCTATCTCATAAGATATAACCATTCCACTACCCATCCATGTGGCAAGTCCACCTTCTTTAGATATTTTCACATATATTCTATATCTATCATAATCTATCTTATCTATCTGCCATGTATTTCCTGCTAATACAAATTTAGATGTCTTGTTTTCCTTTAATAGTGAATAGATGAACCAAGATTGTAAAGTTCCAATTTCCTTATTTTTATGTATAATTGAAAATTCAGATACCGTTTCAAATACAGATATAAAGTTCATTAAAAAATTATAGCCATATTCCTTCTCAATTTCCTTGCCAAGCAGATATTCACCATTACTAAATTCCAGATAGTTTTCATCTATAAGATATTGAATAAAGCCTAATAACTTATCCTCGTTAATATCTTTAAATGAATTTGATTTCTCCACAATTTCTTTTAAATATGGCTGATTTAGCCCAAATTTTTGTTGGATCATAGAAAATAATTGTTGAAATAGTACAGTATATGCTGCTAATGGAGTTGGAGTAGACTCTATCCACTTTTGTCTTGCTAATTCAACAATTGCAATGGCATTAATTAGGAAGAATTCTTGGCTAACACAGAACTCATAATGAGATATAGTTCCTTGCCTTCTACCCGTCCTCCCCATTCTTTGTCTAAATGAAGCCACTGTTGAAGGACTGTTTAATTGCATAACAACATCTAGTTCGCCTACATCTATTCCTAATTCCATAGTAGAAGTGCAGCATAAACACATTTCACTTGGAGTATTTTTTAATTTATCCTCAGATATTTCTCTTAAATTCTTACTAATGGAAGAATGATGAACTTTTGCATTTAACCCTAAGTTCTTTAGGATTCTAGACATCATTTCGCTATTGGTTCTACTATTACAGAAAAATAATGCCTTTTTGTCTCTTAACTCAGGTAGGAGACAACTAACGGTATCTTCACTAAACTCATCAAAGTATCTAATAAATATTCTAGATTTATTACCTTTGTTTTCTGGCTTAATAACAGATTTTCTTCTTTTACTAGATCCAGATATCCAATTTAAAATTTCTTCTGGATTACCTACTGTTGCAGATAAACCTATCCTTTGAATATCATACTTTGAATAAGACTGTATCCTTTCAATGATACTCATTAGTTGAGCCCCTCTATAGTTTTCTGCAAAATAATGTACTTCATCTATTACTATGAATCTTATATTTGAAAACAATTCCTCTGAGTCATATGAATCTGACATTAGTATAACCTCTAGTGATTCCGGAGTAGTGGCTATAATATGTTTTGGTTCTATCTTAAACTTTCTCTTATTGCTATAATCAACTTCTCCATGCCATTTAAAAGCATCTATGGATCCAATTTTCCCAAGTTTTTTCAATCTAAATTCTTGATTATTAAGGAGCGCCCTAATTGGAGATACATAGATTACAGAAATAGGTTTCAAATTTTCTTTATAAATTTCAGATATAATGGGTAAAAATGCTGCTTCTGTTTTCCCTCCAGCAGTTTGTGCAATTAGGATACAGTTATCTCCATTTAGAAGACATGGAATAGTCTTTTCTTGTATAGGTGTTAAACTATTCCACTTTAAAATATCTTTGATTCCATTCTGAATTTTACCATCCAGTAAGAAATAACTAGATTCCATCATAGTTCCATCTCCATGGCCATTTCTCTACCATATAGTTCGATCTGCTTATTGACTTCTTCAATTTCTTTTTCAGAAATGTTTAGAAGTGATTTTATTTTACTCATAGGTTCTCTTTTTGCTGCTTCCAAGATGAATATAAAGTTTCGTAAAAAAGTCCTCGGTAATATACTTACTTCCTTTCCAAATGCATTGGTAAAACTTTGAACATAATCTCTAATAAACTCGTCTGATATTTTACTTTCAGGATTCCATTCATGGACAATTCCATGAATGTATCTTACTTTTCTAGAAACTTCTATCAATTGACTTGAATCAAATCTTGACAATTTAATAAGAGGTTGTTCTAATATTCGAATATCACCTAGTTTAATTGGTTCTATTCTGGTATATAAAGCATCATGCTCCTTTATACCTTTTTCTTCGTCTTCTATCAATTCTTCTGTACCAGTTAGAAGAAGATAGCAACCGGGCAGGTTATCTTTACTAACCATATCTATAAGTAATCTTAAATTTTCATAAGCCTGATATCTTATATCTTTTCTCTCTTTTCTTACAGTCTCAACTTCATCTATTATTACTAATAAACCTGCATACCCAGATTTTTCTATGATATAAAGTAATGTTTTAAGAAACTCAAATACATTTCCCTTATCTACTGATCCTTTAACCCCTATGCTCTTCTTTATATCGGCAGGTATATTTGTATCACCAGCAAACCAAGCAAGAGACTTTCGTGCCAATGTATTGTCGCCACTTAATAGCCCCGTACAAAATGATATAACTGCATTTACAATAGAAACATTAGTTGTATTTGCTTTCGCTAGTTCTAATGATATCTTATCTCTAAGCCTTACTATAAGTTTTTCTTCGTCCTCCTCATTATCATCAGGATCTAAATTGTATTTACTTATAATCTCAGATTTTTCTTTTTCAATCCAACTTTCAATTATAATTCTAAAAGCAGAGAACTCTCTAAACTCATTTGTTCGCATCCCAACCATTATTTTATTATATATTGTTTCAAAATTATGAAGTTGAGTATTTTTAGATATTACTATTTCTGAGATAACAAAATTATCCTTCAGTGCTTCCTCTTTTAATACTTCGCATAAAAAAGATTTACCACTTCCATATGGGCCATATATCATTTTGAATCCTGAATGTGCGTTACCATTCGATTTGAATCTTATATAGTTCAAATCTTCTAGTATTGCATCTCTCTCTTCTTCATGACCACACATAATATGTTTAGCACCTTCATATGCTGGTACACTTCCATTGTGTAAAGCCCTTAAAATTTGTTGTCCTTCGTTTATATTCATCCTATGAATTCCCCCCTATTTCAGATAGTACTCGTATGTTGACATACCTACAACCTTAAAACCTATCCAATCATATCCTTCATTGTTAAGTTTTGAGATGAAATCTTGCATAAATGCCATTACTGATTGAGATATAAACCTAATACCATTCTCATTACATATTTCTTGTATCTCAGAATCTGTATAAGAAGATGCTCTTAAGAATAACTCTAGTATTCTTTTCTCTTTCTTACTTAAACCATTACTGTCTATATAGTTTTCTATTTGTTCTTTAACTGATTTAGGAATTTCCCTTGCCTCATTTTGAGCAATATCCATATTTAAGCCAACATCATCCAAACTAATTTGTTCTACTACCTCAGGAGTATATTTCTTTATTACTTTTTCATCATTTTTCTCTATAACTATTACAGGTACTAGTAATTCTTGAAGCGATATTCCTCCATGGTGAAATTTAGTACCTCCACTAACTGGAAACACATTTATTCCCCTTGGAAAATTAAAATATAAATCTCCATCATAATTAGAGGAGTAGGCACTCTTAGTTATATAGTTTCCGTCTACCTTTTTTCTTGAAATAGTATATCTTCGTTTCTTTACAACATTATCCATATCCTTTGAAATATCAACCTTCATCCATTCCTCTAGCCCAGAAGTTAATATGAAGCCATGATCTGCAACAACAACTATTTTTTCAATATCAATCTGTACCAATTTCTTTATTGCACTTTGTATCTTATTGAGCAATCCGGGAAACATCTGAATGTTGCTATCTTCAATGTGACCAGCCTCATCGATTTCATTTGAAAAAATTAATATTCTATCCTTTTTTTCAAATTCATTCTTTAAACTATTTATTGGAATATCTACAATTTCATTTAAGTTCTTAACTACTCCATCGCCATCAGATATTTCTAAGAAATACTTTACACGTTCCGATTTATTATTTAATGGATAATTAAGGTTTCCGTCTGTTATTTTAACCGAATCATTCTCTTCATTTAGGCTAAGTTTTGTATAACCGTTAGGTAACAAACTAGCCATTCCGAATTCCGTAACTGTTGGTATAGAAGAAATAATTGGTGTGATTGTTTTATGTTTAATTTCATTAAGCATTGAGAATATTTCTTTTCCCATTTCATATCTTAAAGCATCTACTATTACTACTGCTGTCTTCTTATCAGAGTTTGATACATATTTAGACCAAAAATCTAATTGTATATCTGTCTTAAATTCATAATCGTGTTTACTCTCAATAATATTAGATATTTCTTCATTTAAGGGTTTAAGATATTGGTAATAATATCTCTTGTCCACAAAGTTTAGAAGTTGAGATATAAAATCATCAATCAAAGTGTAATCTTCTTGAATTTTCCTATACAATAAGTCTATCTTCCACCAACTTTTAGTTTCATAAAGAGAAATTATATTATCTATGTTATTATCTATTATTTTAAACTCTTCTTCAAATATATAAATCATGTTTATTAACTGAAATATATTATTAAGGATATTCCATTTATTAAATATCTTTGATTTAGAAAAATAGTATCTTCTCCTAATATCTACAAATACATTTAGATCTTTTAATTGGCTCCTCAGTGATTCTATATCTATACCATTTTCACTTTCGCTATATTGATAACTTTTTTGCTCTTCCTTCACATATAAACCATTTAAATATCCCAATAAATCTTCTTTTATTAAATGTGGATCCTGAACCCCTTTAAATATCTGAATCTCTAATTTTTTATATAAAATTTCCTCTATACCATATAGATATTCAATAGCAAATAACTCGTCAACTTCCATTTCATTAAGTACATCAATCATATGTTTTTCAGAAACCTTTTTAGAGTACTCAACAAACTTTTCTCTATAAACTTCATGATTAGCCCATGTTTCTAGAAGTTGAACACAATTCATTATTTTATTAGTATTTGATAATCTAATTCCAAAAGGTCTTATATCTTTATTTCTACTTTTCTGG
Encoded proteins:
- a CDS encoding FtsX-like permease family protein, which codes for MTFRKLAFNNVWRDKWTYLAYFLSSIFSVLLFFLFSVSMFHPDLSVIAHGSSLSLSMAAGNILIYLFSFFFISYSIGAFLKNRERTLGIFILNGASKKHINRMIFIENMIIGIAAIIVAIILGVALSPLALMVSSYALGIEGFNMYFPIKAMILTSVMFFGLFALVSTISPRFIRKEKTLNLLKSHKKDEKDVRLSPLFISLGIISISILITLILLGKMELALSNIIGIFGVFLLGLMSLYFSIILITKLALGLFIKSRHYYKKINMLLISEFKSKFRTNINMIFMLTILLISAFSTTTLLYGMRKDVEAKTLESYPFNYIYIVDENTVNPEEKLETLKNILSKKDEYINSKFDVLTLKDTIYLGTGIISESDYNKSAKILDIDLLNLAKNQIFIVPGNKNLNFDLDNNESFKVLENESTLELEVIGEGKKLITPEGYFKNILVVEDGLYNGLNKSEFKINQVNIFNVYDWKEDLDTTSSLEQIVTDNGKNPVGFFTAGSLYEVEKMTKNLSLYIGGALSVIFILASASMIYFRLVTEKEREAIKFKNLMKIGLSKKEFSTIIYKNIAILMYVPFTIASIFLFLQRGILVSRLGFIYSEIIFISFIIFFIIQTIGYIFVVKNYRKSILSMIE
- a CDS encoding TetR/AcrR family transcriptional regulator, producing the protein MLTKSELKKRLILEKSRKIFIEKGYKKVTMTDIVEACEISRGGLYMYYKSTHEIFLEVLRIDQEGVGFGFLDGMKNGISGVEILEDFLQEQKEELLNKDQNLAVAIYEFFFLNIGNIEENILKEQFDSAVKILSELIQYGMDRGEFNSVNKEIAAKNIILLLEGIRVSSEVMNITDELIDEQFNYIKDILVN
- a CDS encoding sensor histidine kinase — encoded protein: MKLFIKHHISFIILFIFVFIGLGFIIESLGGIENNFKYFIFLGFFQLLIFLIIRYLNNYRIYNILSSEPKELEDILLDNPRSVLEEEFSRNQRECFKLFNNKIRELENIQKEYKIFIDQNIHQMKTPLSVISMISQNNRENGDFKKLLTQVNSLDYYLSQTLSFLRLSDIAKDIQIEKINLRVLIVEIINELRDFFILNSIYPSINMDESIFIFTDRKQIKNVIYQIVTNGIKYGKKNSKLDFRVENKTEDTVLNITNEGIGITPSDKDRIFDIFYTGDNGRIYGESSGVGLYIVKKTLDLLSHNIMVKSIPNGKTTFSIYF
- a CDS encoding DEAD/DEAH box helicase, producing MMESSYFLLDGKIQNGIKDILKWNSLTPIQEKTIPCLLNGDNCILIAQTAGGKTEAAFLPIISEIYKENLKPISVIYVSPIRALLNNQEFRLKKLGKIGSIDAFKWHGEVDYSNKRKFKIEPKHIIATTPESLEVILMSDSYDSEELFSNIRFIVIDEVHYFAENYRGAQLMSIIERIQSYSKYDIQRIGLSATVGNPEEILNWISGSSKRRKSVIKPENKGNKSRIFIRYFDEFSEDTVSCLLPELRDKKALFFCNSRTNSEMMSRILKNLGLNAKVHHSSISKNLREISEDKLKNTPSEMCLCCTSTMELGIDVGELDVVMQLNSPSTVASFRQRMGRTGRRQGTISHYEFCVSQEFFLINAIAIVELARQKWIESTPTPLAAYTVLFQQLFSMIQQKFGLNQPYLKEIVEKSNSFKDINEDKLLGFIQYLIDENYLEFSNGEYLLGKEIEKEYGYNFLMNFISVFETVSEFSIIHKNKEIGTLQSWFIYSLLKENKTSKFVLAGNTWQIDKIDYDRYRIYVKISKEGGLATWMGSGMVISYEIAKQMLKVLNSNSDYPYIDMKSKSVLKSIRLEHSAFSLDLDEVLIDVIKDGFDIYTYAGQKVNFTLGLIFQYELELEFSVSYDKLKVREVEKDITEKHILDIFNRYKIDTDKIEEIIEKALISSNFESHSKFYKHLPRFAQIEVLKYELVDIKNTEKVLKESRIDIENIYDRL
- a CDS encoding methyltransferase domain-containing protein is translated as MDIDTIKILRDPYTFEDLTTKDNCIVNTYNRNTYGIEKNIVRFMEDDEITGNNKKYLEFYNKIAPFYNFANKLYFIFKFGSEENYRKEFLSELEIKDKDKVIEISVGTADNFPFLPKNIDLYGLDISLGMLKQAKKHLNKWNINAQLFQGAAESLPFKDGSFDVVYHVGGINYFNHKDKAINEMIRIAKSGTKIVIVDETEKLVNGTYKKTPITKKYYDEEYDISAPIELIPKEMLDINYREVCKGLMYCLSFRKPY
- a CDS encoding ABC transporter ATP-binding protein; protein product: MNILEVKELSKIYLGKINYTALENITFNLKEGEFVGVMGPSGSGKTTLLNCISTIDEPSSGEVLINDKNPHKLKEEELAKFRREELGFVFQDFNLVNTLTVKENIILPLVLDNINLKVMEERLDKTIKFLEIETILDKRVFEISGGQAQRVSIARAIIHNPSILLADEPTGNLDTKAAKDVMNIFTTINSELNTSILMVTHDPYIASFCDRVIFIKDGNLYNEIYKGDNKSIFYKKIIDMLSFLGGNRDDI
- a CDS encoding BREX system ATP-binding domain-containing protein, whose protein sequence is MNINEGQQILRALHNGSVPAYEGAKHIMCGHEEERDAILEDLNYIRFKSNGNAHSGFKMIYGPYGSGKSFLCEVLKEEALKDNFVISEIVISKNTQLHNFETIYNKIMVGMRTNEFREFSAFRIIIESWIEKEKSEIISKYNLDPDDNEEDEEKLIVRLRDKISLELAKANTTNVSIVNAVISFCTGLLSGDNTLARKSLAWFAGDTNIPADIKKSIGVKGSVDKGNVFEFLKTLLYIIEKSGYAGLLVIIDEVETVRKERKDIRYQAYENLRLLIDMVSKDNLPGCYLLLTGTEELIEDEEKGIKEHDALYTRIEPIKLGDIRILEQPLIKLSRFDSSQLIEVSRKVRYIHGIVHEWNPESKISDEFIRDYVQSFTNAFGKEVSILPRTFLRNFIFILEAAKREPMSKIKSLLNISEKEIEEVNKQIELYGREMAMEMEL
- a CDS encoding response regulator transcription factor, with amino-acid sequence MYKIMIIEDDISIAENLKSYIEKYNYEVFIVKEFKNIIDEFNRYKPDLILLDVNLPVYDGFFWCREIRNVSNLPIIFISARAGDLEQIYAMDNGADDYIVKPFSLDIVIAKINANIRRAYGSYSNLNKERILKLKDLTLYCESFLLRNRDREVRLTKKEVELLSLFIENYPRVISREDLLRTLWDDEIFVEENTLNVNITRIRKRLAEVDLEFLIESVRGVGYRLVEVE